A window from Pseudomonas sp. MRSN 12121 encodes these proteins:
- a CDS encoding DNA polymerase II, producing the protein MDLQQGFVLTRHWRDTPAGTEVEFWLATDAGPRQIRLPLQTSVAFVPAAQQEHARRLLADDPDAELRPLGLCDFQHRPVLGLYCPQHNQLIRLDKTLRRAGVEVFEADVRPPERYLMERFITAPVWFGGTPGEGGILLGAQMKPAPDYRPALKLVSLDIETSETGELYSIALEGCGQRQVYMLGRAREDDSPVDFDLEFCASREQLLERLNQWLAQHDPDAIIGWNLVQFDLRVLHEHARRLAVPLRLGRGGEEMHWREHGSRTHYFASAAGRLIIDGIEALRSATWSFPSFSLENVAQTLLGEGKSIDNPYQRMDEINRMFAEDKPALARYNLKDCELVTRIFARTELLTFLLERATVTGLPADRSGGSVAAFTHLYMPLMHRQGFVAPNLGEKPPEASPGGFVMDSRPGLYESVLVLDYKSLYPSIIRSFLIDPVGLVEGLRHPADDESVPGFRGARFSRSRHCLPSIVARVAEGREVAKREHNAPLSQALKIIMNAFYGVLGSSGCRFFDPRLASSITLRGHEIMRRTRQLIEAQGHTVIYGDTDSTFVWLGRPHTEADAARIGRALVQQVNQWWREHLRDEYGLESALELQFETHFSRFLMPTIRGAEEGSKKRYAGLVTRPDGSQEMVYKGLEAVRTDWSPLAQQFQQELYRRIFHRQPYQDYVRDYVRRTLDGELDELLVYRKRLRRQLDDYERNVPPHVRAARLADEYNQRQGRSLRYQNGGWISYVITLAGPEPLENRTAAIDYDHYVTRQLQPVADAILPFMQDDFSTLVGGQMGLF; encoded by the coding sequence GTGGATTTACAGCAGGGGTTCGTCCTGACCCGGCATTGGCGCGATACGCCGGCAGGCACGGAAGTCGAGTTCTGGTTGGCGACCGATGCCGGGCCACGGCAGATCCGCTTGCCGTTGCAGACCTCCGTGGCCTTCGTGCCGGCCGCGCAGCAGGAGCACGCGCGGCGCCTGCTGGCCGACGACCCCGATGCCGAGCTGCGCCCGCTGGGCCTGTGCGATTTCCAGCACCGCCCGGTGCTCGGCCTGTACTGCCCGCAGCACAACCAGCTGATCCGCCTCGACAAGACCCTGCGCCGCGCCGGTGTCGAGGTGTTCGAGGCCGATGTGCGGCCGCCCGAACGCTACCTGATGGAGCGCTTCATCACCGCGCCGGTGTGGTTCGGCGGCACGCCGGGCGAGGGCGGGATCCTGCTGGGCGCGCAGATGAAACCGGCGCCGGACTACCGGCCGGCGCTGAAGCTGGTGTCGCTGGATATCGAGACCAGCGAGACCGGCGAGCTGTATTCCATCGCCCTGGAGGGCTGCGGCCAGCGCCAGGTGTACATGCTTGGCCGGGCGCGCGAAGACGACAGCCCGGTGGACTTCGACCTGGAGTTCTGCGCCAGCCGCGAGCAGTTGCTGGAGCGGCTCAACCAGTGGCTGGCGCAGCACGATCCGGACGCGATCATCGGCTGGAACCTGGTGCAGTTCGACCTGCGCGTGCTGCACGAACACGCTCGCCGCCTGGCAGTGCCGTTGCGCCTGGGACGCGGCGGCGAGGAAATGCACTGGCGCGAGCACGGCAGCCGCACCCACTATTTCGCCTCGGCCGCCGGCCGCCTGATCATCGACGGCATCGAGGCCCTGCGCTCGGCGACCTGGAGCTTCCCTTCGTTCAGCCTGGAAAACGTCGCCCAGACCCTGCTCGGCGAAGGCAAGTCGATCGACAACCCCTACCAGCGCATGGACGAGATCAACCGCATGTTCGCCGAGGACAAGCCCGCCCTGGCGCGCTACAACCTCAAGGACTGCGAACTGGTGACGCGGATTTTCGCCAGGACCGAGCTGCTCACCTTCCTCCTGGAGCGGGCCACGGTCACCGGCCTGCCGGCCGATCGTAGCGGCGGTTCGGTGGCGGCCTTCACCCACCTGTACATGCCGCTGATGCACCGCCAGGGCTTCGTTGCGCCGAACCTCGGCGAGAAGCCGCCCGAGGCCAGCCCCGGCGGTTTTGTCATGGACTCGCGGCCCGGCCTCTACGAGTCGGTGCTGGTGCTGGACTACAAGAGCCTGTATCCCTCCATCATCCGCAGTTTCCTGATCGATCCGGTGGGGTTGGTGGAAGGCTTGCGCCACCCCGCGGACGACGAGTCGGTGCCGGGGTTTCGCGGCGCGCGGTTTTCCCGCAGCCGGCATTGCCTGCCGTCGATCGTCGCGCGGGTCGCCGAGGGCCGCGAGGTGGCCAAGCGCGAACACAACGCGCCGCTGTCCCAGGCCCTGAAAATCATCATGAACGCCTTCTACGGCGTGCTCGGTTCCAGCGGCTGTCGTTTCTTCGATCCGCGCCTGGCGTCGTCGATCACCCTGCGCGGCCACGAGATCATGCGCCGTACCCGCCAGCTCATCGAAGCGCAGGGCCATACGGTGATCTACGGCGACACCGACTCGACCTTCGTCTGGCTCGGCCGCCCGCACACCGAGGCGGACGCCGCGCGTATCGGCCGCGCGCTGGTACAACAGGTCAACCAGTGGTGGCGCGAGCACCTGCGTGACGAATACGGGCTGGAAAGCGCCCTGGAGCTGCAGTTCGAAACCCACTTCAGCCGCTTCCTGATGCCGACCATCCGGGGCGCGGAGGAGGGCAGCAAGAAGCGCTACGCCGGCCTGGTGACCCGCCCCGACGGTAGCCAGGAAATGGTCTACAAGGGCCTGGAAGCGGTGCGTACCGACTGGTCGCCGCTGGCCCAGCAGTTCCAGCAGGAGCTGTACCGGCGGATCTTCCACCGCCAGCCGTACCAGGACTATGTGCGCGACTACGTGCGGCGCACCCTGGACGGGGAACTGGACGAACTGCTGGTGTACCGCAAGCGCCTGCGCCGGCAACTGGACGACTACGAACGCAACGTGCCACCCCATGTGCGCGCCGCACGCCTGGCCGACGAATACAACCAGCGCCAGGGCCGCTCGCTGCGTTATCAGAATGGCGGCTGGATCAGCTACGTGATCACCCTGGCCGGCCCCGAGCCCCTGGAAAACCGCACCGCGGCCATCGATTACGACCACTACGTGACCCGCCAGTTGCAGCCGGTGGCGGATGCGATCCTGCCGTTCATGCAGGACGATTTCAGCACCCTGGTCGGTGGGCAGATGGGGCTGTTCTAG
- a CDS encoding serralysin family metalloprotease, whose protein sequence is MSKAKENAGFSAAPGSNAYQLITAFSHAYDRGGVELVNGKPSYTAEQAAEQILRKGLSWHDQDGSGKVELSYSFMTSKPANYNPNLGTFSEFSALQKAQAFLALQSWSDVANLSFTEAASGGDGHLSFGNYNVSTGGAAFAYLPSGSSYDGQSWYLINDQYRVNETPGNGNYGRQTLTHEIGHSLGLSHPGAYNAGNGNPTYKDASYAQDTRGYSLMSYWSESNTGQNFSKDGGGAYASAPLMDDIVAVQKLYGANHETRADDTVYGFNSNTGRDFYSASSAASKLVFSVWDGGGNDTLDFSGFTQNQKINLNEGSFSDVGGLVGNVSVALGVTLENAIGGSGNDLLIGNAAANILEGGAGNDILYGGGGGDSLWGGAGADTFVFGAASDSTFDAPDWIMDFTSGQDKIDLSGLAPFASGQATLNFVSGFTGHAGDAILTYYAETDQTSLLVDLTGLGAVDFAVGTVGQAVATDIVA, encoded by the coding sequence ATGTCAAAAGCCAAAGAAAATGCCGGTTTTTCGGCAGCTCCAGGCAGCAATGCCTATCAACTGATCACCGCCTTCAGCCATGCCTATGACCGTGGCGGCGTGGAGCTGGTCAACGGCAAGCCGTCGTACACCGCCGAGCAGGCCGCCGAGCAGATCCTGCGCAAGGGCCTGTCCTGGCACGACCAGGACGGCAGCGGCAAAGTCGAACTCAGCTACAGCTTCATGACCAGCAAGCCGGCCAACTACAACCCGAACCTGGGCACCTTCAGCGAGTTCAGCGCGCTGCAGAAAGCCCAGGCGTTCCTGGCCCTGCAATCCTGGTCGGACGTGGCCAACCTGAGCTTCACCGAAGCGGCGAGCGGCGGCGACGGCCACCTCAGTTTCGGCAACTACAACGTCAGCACCGGTGGGGCGGCCTTTGCCTACCTGCCTTCGGGCAGCAGCTACGACGGCCAGTCCTGGTACCTGATCAACGACCAGTACCGGGTCAATGAAACCCCGGGCAACGGCAACTACGGCCGCCAGACCCTGACCCACGAAATCGGCCACAGCCTGGGCCTGTCCCATCCGGGCGCCTACAACGCCGGGAACGGCAACCCGACCTACAAGGATGCGTCCTACGCCCAGGACACCCGCGGCTACAGCCTGATGAGCTACTGGAGCGAGAGCAACACCGGGCAGAACTTCAGCAAGGACGGCGGTGGCGCCTACGCGTCGGCGCCGTTGATGGACGACATCGTCGCGGTGCAGAAACTCTACGGCGCCAACCATGAGACCCGTGCCGACGACACTGTGTACGGCTTCAACTCCAACACCGGGCGCGACTTCTACAGCGCCAGCTCGGCGGCTTCCAAGCTGGTGTTCTCGGTGTGGGACGGTGGCGGCAACGACACCCTGGACTTCTCCGGCTTTACCCAGAACCAGAAGATCAACCTCAACGAAGGCTCGTTCTCCGACGTCGGCGGCCTGGTGGGCAACGTCTCGGTCGCCTTGGGCGTGACCCTGGAAAACGCCATCGGCGGTTCGGGCAACGACCTGCTGATCGGCAACGCTGCAGCCAACATCCTCGAGGGCGGTGCCGGCAACGATATCCTCTACGGCGGTGGCGGTGGCGACAGCCTGTGGGGCGGTGCCGGGGCGGACACATTCGTGTTCGGCGCGGCTTCCGACTCGACCTTCGACGCCCCCGACTGGATCATGGATTTCACCAGCGGCCAGGACAAGATCGACCTCAGCGGCCTCGCGCCGTTCGCCTCGGGGCAGGCGACCCTGAACTTCGTCAGCGGCTTCACCGGCCATGCCGGCGACGCGATCCTGACCTACTACGCCGAGACCGACCAGACCAGCCTGCTGGTCGACCTCACAGGCCTTGGTGCGGTGGACTTCGCGGTAGGCACCGTCGGCCAGGCGGTGGCCACCGATATCGTCGCCTGA
- a CDS encoding DUF2599 domain-containing protein, which translates to MLAVRASFFLALTLTLPLACSVQAAQPLDPLDTLNRINRNYNTLKDACREPDTGAARGHYYCSGVTLRMVNDGPFNPWDYSPYAIKIGATSYSWIRKDLSTKILIHPAGFILRTPTDAAALGLPVKEQGWTCIYAFDGGTGPERKWYGCGFFDSREPPRAAQAVMTNRNAALAYGTCAEAGVSTAEQWTQKYTGLLKGPIQYSQCSWNAEKPSDWNAMIRVHESRTNTTNKDPFAYSAQVNEFMLKNASASNDGSENMKYIDAFIYNVNSTHNFATRGDQAPPKPEDGLTSARNFQKKLQARGYSVPILRLDFTKPPEQRFSYVAADQAIDLASAGGAQPVPVQPAPRYIASATWIERHDPGTGKNEWTLNVTPTAQGKAIQASDQDALYQELFALRGADRQWRDHEKSSGSMRQQLSCLVQNYPGKTEWNLEPFRPTVTPQEAAKAGCNPVPARAPQYIASADWVKRYDPGTRQEEWTLSVVPTAAGRALPNEQAGALYEQLFALRGADGNWRDNEKSAGSMRQQLNCVLANYRGKTPWNLEPFRPVLSDSETRAAGCNPVPR; encoded by the coding sequence ATGCTCGCCGTTCGTGCGTCTTTTTTTCTGGCCCTGACCCTGACCTTGCCCCTGGCGTGCAGCGTGCAGGCCGCCCAACCCCTCGATCCGCTGGACACCCTCAACCGTATCAACCGCAACTACAACACCCTCAAGGATGCCTGCCGGGAGCCCGACACCGGGGCCGCGCGCGGCCATTACTACTGCAGCGGGGTTACCCTGCGCATGGTCAACGATGGGCCCTTCAACCCCTGGGACTACAGCCCCTACGCGATCAAGATCGGCGCGACGTCCTACTCCTGGATCCGCAAGGACCTGAGCACCAAGATCCTCATCCACCCGGCCGGTTTCATCCTGCGCACGCCCACCGACGCGGCGGCCCTCGGCCTGCCGGTCAAGGAGCAGGGCTGGACCTGCATCTACGCCTTCGATGGCGGCACCGGGCCGGAGCGCAAGTGGTACGGCTGCGGCTTCTTCGACAGCCGCGAACCGCCGCGCGCGGCCCAGGCGGTGATGACCAACCGCAACGCCGCACTGGCCTATGGCACCTGCGCGGAGGCGGGGGTGAGTACCGCCGAGCAGTGGACGCAGAAATACACCGGCCTGTTGAAGGGCCCGATCCAGTACAGCCAGTGCTCCTGGAACGCCGAGAAACCCAGCGACTGGAACGCCATGATCCGCGTCCACGAATCGCGGACGAACACCACCAACAAGGACCCCTTCGCCTACAGCGCCCAGGTCAACGAGTTCATGTTGAAGAACGCCTCGGCGAGCAACGATGGCAGCGAGAACATGAAGTACATCGATGCCTTCATCTACAACGTCAACAGCACGCACAATTTCGCCACCCGCGGCGACCAGGCGCCGCCGAAACCGGAAGACGGCCTGACCAGCGCGCGCAATTTCCAGAAGAAACTCCAGGCCCGCGGCTACAGCGTGCCGATCCTGCGGCTGGACTTCACCAAGCCGCCGGAGCAGCGCTTCAGCTATGTCGCCGCCGACCAGGCGATCGACCTGGCGAGCGCCGGCGGCGCGCAGCCCGTGCCGGTACAACCGGCGCCGCGCTACATCGCCTCGGCCACCTGGATCGAGCGCCATGACCCCGGCACCGGGAAGAACGAGTGGACCCTCAACGTCACGCCCACCGCCCAGGGCAAGGCGATCCAGGCCAGCGACCAGGACGCCCTGTACCAGGAGCTGTTCGCCCTGCGCGGCGCCGACCGCCAATGGCGCGACCATGAAAAATCCTCCGGCAGCATGCGCCAGCAGCTGAGCTGCCTGGTGCAGAACTACCCGGGCAAGACCGAATGGAACCTGGAACCGTTCCGGCCCACCGTCACGCCGCAGGAAGCGGCCAAGGCCGGCTGCAACCCGGTGCCGGCGCGGGCGCCGCAGTACATCGCGTCCGCCGACTGGGTCAAGCGCTACGACCCCGGCACCCGCCAGGAGGAGTGGACCTTGAGCGTGGTGCCTACCGCCGCCGGGCGGGCCTTGCCCAACGAGCAGGCGGGGGCGCTGTACGAGCAGTTGTTCGCCCTCCGGGGCGCCGACGGCAACTGGCGCGACAACGAGAAATCCGCCGGCAGCATGCGCCAGCAGTTGAACTGCGTGCTGGCCAACTATCGCGGCAAGACGCCGTGGAACCTCGAGCCGTTCAGGCCCGTGCTGTCGGACAGCGAAACCCGTGCCGCGGGCTGCAATCCGGTTCCGCGTTGA